A genomic segment from Frateuria edaphi encodes:
- a CDS encoding M61 family metallopeptidase — MKTKPLASALLLAGFALVAAPAFADVPAIGDAPFNGTLKIAVDATDLAHRVFRVNETIPAQAGPLTLLFPQWIPGHHSPTGPIDKFAGLVIKANGKVLPWTRDPLNVYAFHVDVPQGATEVQAYFEFLSPQDPRQGRVVMTPEMLNLQWDAMSLYPAGYNIRKISAQGSVTYPAGWKAGTALEVASTSGDTVTYKPLTYNALVDSPIYAGKYFKRVDLDPGAKTPVFMNFVADDPKYLEMKPEQIKPHRELVQQMYKLYGAHHYDHYDFLVSLSDKMSGNGLEHHRSSEDGVGADYFTEWDKNVYARDLFSHEFNHSWDGKYRRGADLTTPNFNVPMSDTLLWVYEGQTQFWGNVIAARAGLWNKDETLDMFALVAATYDQGRPGLASWRNVQDTTNDPTIAQRRPLPYRNYQASEDYYSAGAMIWLDVDGKLRELTRGKKKIDDFARAFFGMNNGDWSVNTYTFEDVVKTLNDIAPYDWTSYLRTRLDGHGPLIGGIASHGWKLVYTDKPSKAVKAMESRRHAADLTYSLGLSLGKDGSIGDVLWDSPAFKAGLSPAMTIVAVNGKEYSADAVKDAVSAAAKNKSQPVELLVKNFDEYKTVRIDYHGGLKYPHLVRDDSKPDTLSDLIKPL; from the coding sequence GTGAAAACCAAACCCCTTGCATCCGCCCTGCTGCTCGCCGGCTTCGCGCTGGTCGCCGCGCCCGCCTTCGCCGACGTGCCGGCGATCGGCGACGCACCCTTCAACGGCACCCTCAAGATCGCCGTCGACGCCACCGACCTCGCCCACCGCGTGTTCCGTGTCAACGAGACGATCCCCGCACAAGCCGGCCCGCTGACCCTGCTGTTCCCGCAGTGGATCCCCGGCCACCATTCGCCGACCGGCCCGATCGACAAGTTCGCCGGCCTGGTCATCAAGGCCAACGGCAAGGTGCTGCCGTGGACCCGCGACCCGCTCAACGTCTACGCCTTCCATGTCGACGTGCCGCAGGGCGCCACGGAGGTGCAGGCCTACTTCGAGTTCCTCTCGCCGCAGGACCCGCGCCAGGGCCGCGTCGTGATGACGCCGGAAATGCTCAACCTGCAGTGGGATGCGATGAGCCTGTACCCGGCCGGCTACAACATCCGCAAGATCAGCGCGCAGGGCAGCGTCACCTACCCGGCGGGCTGGAAGGCCGGCACCGCGCTGGAAGTGGCCTCCACCAGTGGCGACACCGTCACCTACAAGCCGCTGACCTACAACGCGCTGGTCGATTCGCCGATCTACGCCGGCAAGTACTTCAAGCGCGTCGATCTCGATCCGGGCGCCAAGACGCCGGTGTTCATGAACTTCGTCGCCGACGATCCGAAATACCTCGAGATGAAGCCCGAGCAGATCAAGCCGCACCGCGAGCTGGTCCAGCAGATGTACAAGCTCTACGGCGCGCACCACTACGACCACTACGACTTCCTGGTCTCGCTCAGCGACAAGATGAGCGGCAACGGCCTGGAGCACCACCGCTCCAGCGAAGACGGCGTGGGCGCCGACTACTTCACCGAATGGGACAAGAACGTCTACGCGCGCGACCTGTTCTCGCACGAGTTCAACCATTCCTGGGACGGCAAATACCGCCGCGGCGCGGATCTGACCACGCCCAACTTCAACGTGCCGATGAGCGACACGTTGCTGTGGGTGTACGAGGGCCAGACCCAGTTCTGGGGCAACGTCATCGCCGCCCGCGCGGGGCTCTGGAACAAGGACGAGACGCTGGACATGTTCGCTCTCGTCGCCGCCACCTACGACCAGGGCCGCCCGGGCCTGGCCAGCTGGCGCAACGTGCAGGACACCACCAACGACCCGACCATCGCCCAGCGCCGCCCGCTGCCCTACCGCAATTACCAGGCGTCCGAGGACTACTACTCGGCCGGCGCAATGATCTGGCTGGACGTCGACGGCAAGCTGCGTGAGCTCACCCGCGGCAAGAAGAAGATCGACGACTTCGCGCGCGCCTTCTTCGGCATGAACAACGGCGACTGGAGCGTCAATACCTACACCTTCGAAGACGTGGTGAAGACGCTCAACGACATCGCGCCGTATGACTGGACGAGCTACCTGCGCACCCGCCTGGACGGCCATGGTCCGCTGATCGGCGGCATCGCCTCGCACGGCTGGAAACTGGTCTACACCGACAAGCCGTCCAAGGCGGTCAAGGCGATGGAATCGCGCCGCCACGCGGCCGACCTGACCTACTCGCTGGGCCTGTCGCTCGGCAAGGACGGCTCCATCGGCGACGTGCTGTGGGACAGCCCCGCGTTCAAGGCCGGCCTCTCGCCCGCGATGACCATCGTCGCGGTCAACGGCAAGGAGTACTCCGCCGACGCCGTCAAGGACGCGGTCAGCGCCGCGGCGAAGAACAAGAGCCAGCCGGTCGAACTGCTGGTAAAGAACTTCGACGAATACAAGACCGTCCGCATCGACTACCACGGCGGCCTCAAGTACCCGCACCTGGTTCGCGACGACAGCAAGCCGGACACCCTGTCCGACCTGATCAAGCCGCTGTAA
- a CDS encoding M61 family metallopeptidase, whose protein sequence is MKDVRSKLLVVALGAAFSMAAQAGHAPAQDVPYPGMLTLKVDLTDAPKKIFRVHETIPAKPGAFTLYYPQWIPGEHSPSGPIDNLAGLIITANGKRVPWRRDLRDMYSLHMTVPEGASALELEFQFLSPGEGGMFGASASSTPNLVDVEFNQVAFYPAGYYTRQIQIKPTVTLPMGWQFATAMDVQARNGASTTFKPVSFNNFVDSPLIAGEHFNRVDLDPKGDVPVHLNVVADEADQVKLTDAQLKQHRELVDQAGLLFGAHHYQHYDFLLTLSDHTGHFGLEHHQSSDDRLPADMLTDDKSYALMASLMPHEYVHSWCGKFRRPAKLWAPDFNTVEEDDLLWVYEGLTDYWAGVLTTRSGMWTAEQYRDSMADIAAAMSARTGRAWRSLQDTADAAPLTYYGGGGWGNYRRGTDFYPEGQLLWLDVDTQIRELSRGKHSLDDFARAFFGMDNGSYVTKTYTFDDVVNTLNQVQPYDWKTFLRTRLDYTGDQLPEHGIERGGWKLVYTDAPNAETKAAESLRHNVNLAYSLGLSASKSGNIYDVQWDGPAFKAGLVPGLDIVAVNGKDYSPDALKDAVKAAKTSKAPVELLVKNVDVYTTVKVDYHGGLKYPHLVRADGKDLLTVITTPRK, encoded by the coding sequence GTGAAAGACGTTCGATCGAAGTTGCTGGTGGTCGCGCTGGGTGCGGCCTTCTCGATGGCTGCGCAGGCGGGCCACGCGCCGGCGCAGGACGTGCCCTATCCGGGCATGCTCACGCTGAAGGTGGACCTCACCGACGCGCCGAAGAAGATTTTCCGCGTGCACGAAACCATTCCGGCCAAGCCGGGTGCGTTCACGCTGTACTACCCGCAGTGGATTCCCGGGGAGCATTCGCCCTCCGGCCCGATCGACAACCTCGCGGGTTTGATCATCACCGCCAACGGCAAGCGCGTACCGTGGCGCCGCGACCTGCGCGACATGTACTCGCTGCACATGACCGTGCCCGAGGGCGCCAGCGCGCTTGAGCTCGAGTTCCAGTTCCTCTCCCCGGGCGAAGGCGGCATGTTCGGCGCGAGCGCCTCGTCCACGCCGAACCTGGTCGACGTGGAGTTCAACCAGGTCGCCTTCTATCCGGCGGGCTACTACACGCGGCAGATCCAGATCAAGCCGACCGTGACGCTGCCCATGGGCTGGCAGTTCGCCACCGCGATGGACGTGCAGGCGCGCAACGGCGCGAGCACCACGTTCAAGCCGGTCAGCTTCAACAACTTCGTCGACTCGCCGCTGATCGCCGGCGAGCATTTCAACCGCGTGGACCTTGACCCCAAGGGCGACGTCCCCGTGCACTTGAACGTGGTGGCCGACGAGGCGGACCAGGTCAAGCTCACCGACGCACAGCTCAAGCAGCATCGCGAGCTCGTCGACCAGGCGGGCCTGCTGTTCGGCGCGCACCACTACCAGCACTACGACTTCCTGCTTACGCTGTCCGACCACACCGGCCACTTCGGCCTGGAGCACCACCAGTCCAGCGACGACCGCCTGCCGGCGGACATGCTGACGGACGACAAGTCCTACGCGCTGATGGCCAGCCTGATGCCGCACGAGTACGTGCATTCCTGGTGCGGCAAATTCCGCCGACCGGCCAAGCTGTGGGCGCCGGACTTCAACACGGTCGAGGAAGACGACCTGCTGTGGGTCTACGAAGGCCTCACCGACTACTGGGCCGGCGTGCTGACCACCCGTTCGGGCATGTGGACGGCCGAGCAGTACCGCGACTCGATGGCCGACATCGCCGCCGCCATGTCCGCGCGCACCGGCCGCGCCTGGCGCTCGCTGCAGGACACCGCCGACGCCGCGCCGCTGACCTATTACGGCGGTGGCGGCTGGGGCAACTACCGCCGCGGCACCGACTTCTACCCGGAAGGCCAGCTCCTGTGGCTGGACGTCGACACGCAGATCCGCGAGCTCTCCCGCGGCAAGCACTCGCTGGACGATTTCGCCCGCGCCTTCTTCGGCATGGACAACGGCAGCTACGTGACGAAGACCTACACCTTCGACGACGTGGTGAACACCCTCAACCAGGTGCAGCCGTACGACTGGAAAACCTTCCTGCGCACGCGCCTGGACTACACCGGCGACCAGTTGCCCGAGCACGGCATCGAGCGCGGCGGCTGGAAGCTGGTCTACACCGACGCGCCCAACGCCGAAACCAAGGCCGCCGAGTCGCTGCGCCACAACGTCAACCTGGCTTATTCGCTGGGCCTATCCGCGTCCAAGAGCGGCAACATCTACGACGTGCAGTGGGATGGCCCTGCGTTCAAGGCCGGCCTGGTGCCGGGCCTGGACATCGTCGCGGTCAACGGCAAGGACTACTCGCCCGACGCGCTGAAGGACGCGGTCAAGGCAGCGAAGACCAGCAAGGCGCCGGTCGAACTGCTGGTCAAGAACGTGGACGTCTATACCACCGTCAAGGTGGACTACCACGGTGGCCTGAAATACCCGCACCTGGTCCGCGCCGACGGCAAGGACCTGCTGACCGTGATCACCACCCCGCGCAAGTAA
- a CDS encoding amino acid permease, translating to MGFLAKLVRHKSVEQLQSEAGGSKDFRRVLGLWQLTAIGIGAIIGVGVFVLAGQQAAVNAGPAVILSFIVAGLGSCCAALAYAEFSGMIPVTGSAYTYGYAVLGELFAWIIGWDLLIEYALIVGVVAIGWSGYVQALIEQVFHVQLPVWAQGAYDPLHPDNGRVFNVIAAAISLLIAVMLMVKTEWGARFNTAVVVIKVLGVALVIGVGAFFVDTANWHPFIPPVVTDAAGSHFGWGGVLAASSVVFFAVFGYDTLTTAAEEAKNPQRDLPRAVLLSLAVSMALYLAVSLVLTGMVPYAQLNSPAPVDAAFKALGLDWVRGIISVAAIAGITSVMFAFMLGAARIWFALSRDGLLPKWFSQIHPKYGTPARPTMILGVFTALVAGFLPIGEVAELVNIGTLSAFIVICASVLILRVRKPYLERSFRTPALWLIAPAGMLFSLFLIVGWPWITDGRLHFLGGLPAITIWRFVAWMVLGLAIYLFYGARHSNLERQER from the coding sequence ATGGGCTTTCTTGCCAAGCTGGTGCGTCACAAGTCAGTCGAACAGCTGCAGTCCGAAGCAGGCGGCTCGAAGGATTTCCGTCGCGTACTGGGGCTTTGGCAGCTCACCGCGATCGGTATCGGCGCCATCATCGGCGTGGGCGTGTTCGTGCTGGCGGGACAGCAAGCCGCGGTCAACGCCGGTCCGGCGGTGATCCTTTCCTTCATCGTCGCGGGCCTGGGCAGCTGCTGCGCCGCGCTCGCGTACGCTGAGTTCTCCGGCATGATCCCGGTCACCGGCAGCGCCTACACCTACGGCTACGCGGTGCTGGGCGAACTGTTCGCCTGGATCATCGGCTGGGACCTGCTGATCGAGTACGCGCTGATCGTGGGCGTGGTGGCGATCGGCTGGTCCGGTTACGTGCAGGCGCTGATCGAGCAGGTCTTCCACGTACAGCTGCCGGTGTGGGCGCAGGGCGCCTACGACCCGCTGCATCCGGACAACGGCCGCGTGTTCAACGTGATCGCCGCGGCCATCTCGCTGCTGATCGCGGTGATGCTCATGGTCAAGACCGAATGGGGCGCACGCTTCAATACGGCGGTGGTGGTGATCAAGGTGCTCGGCGTGGCGCTGGTGATCGGCGTCGGCGCGTTTTTCGTCGATACCGCCAACTGGCACCCGTTCATCCCGCCGGTGGTCACTGACGCGGCTGGCAGCCATTTCGGCTGGGGCGGCGTACTGGCCGCGTCCAGCGTGGTGTTCTTCGCGGTGTTCGGTTACGACACCCTGACCACCGCGGCCGAGGAGGCGAAGAACCCGCAGCGCGACCTGCCGCGCGCCGTGCTGCTGTCGCTGGCCGTGTCGATGGCGCTGTATCTGGCGGTTTCGCTGGTCCTCACCGGCATGGTGCCGTACGCGCAGCTCAACTCGCCGGCGCCAGTGGATGCGGCGTTCAAGGCATTGGGGCTGGACTGGGTGCGCGGCATCATTTCGGTGGCGGCGATCGCCGGCATCACCAGCGTCATGTTCGCCTTCATGCTCGGTGCCGCGCGCATCTGGTTCGCCCTGTCGCGTGACGGACTGCTGCCGAAGTGGTTTTCGCAAATCCACCCCAAATATGGCACGCCCGCGCGCCCGACCATGATCCTGGGCGTGTTCACCGCGCTGGTCGCCGGTTTCCTGCCGATCGGCGAAGTGGCCGAGCTGGTCAACATCGGCACGCTTTCGGCATTCATCGTGATCTGCGCGTCGGTGCTCATCCTGCGCGTGCGCAAACCTTACCTCGAGCGCAGCTTCCGCACGCCGGCGCTGTGGCTGATCGCGCCGGCCGGCATGTTGTTCTCGCTGTTCCTGATCGTCGGCTGGCCCTGGATCACCGACGGCCGCCTGCACTTCCTCGGTGGGCTGCCGGCCATCACGATCTGGCGCTTCGTGGCGTGGATGGTCCTTGGCCTGGCGATCTACCTCTTTTACGGCGCGCGGCACAGCAACCTGGAGCGGCAGGAGCGGTAG
- a CDS encoding sterol desaturase family protein, translating to MHVQELIITWATPVFFALIGLELLVARWRGRAAYRIGDAISSIGLGVISQVVGVFGKLLSIGIYAWVAVHVAPIDLPAGNIAVWLFALLAYDFLYYWLHRAGHEVNVLWAAHVVHHQSEHYNLSTALRQTGSGVLLGWLFYLPMALAGIPTEVFVVVALIDLLYQFWVHTEQVGRLGWFDRVFCSPSNHRAHHAVNDRYLDRNYGGILIIWDRLFGTFVEEDDADPPVYGTRAPLRSFNPLWANAEVYWAAAKDMWHARRWRDKALVWLKPPGWRPADVAARFPRPAFDIRRERFDPPMPRALTLYCLLQFALLLGMATHFLDLSARASLSTLLAYAAYLVGSLTVLGALMEGRRAARWIEAVRVLATALLPWATGRWFGVAQLDPRFAMAMMGIFGLAALALPWLIPTRAPSVAGTHPASAAKGPSVGIH from the coding sequence ATGCACGTGCAGGAACTGATCATCACCTGGGCCACGCCGGTGTTCTTCGCACTGATCGGCCTGGAACTGCTGGTGGCGCGCTGGCGTGGCCGTGCGGCCTACCGCATCGGCGACGCGATCAGCAGCATCGGCCTGGGCGTGATCTCCCAGGTCGTGGGCGTGTTCGGCAAGCTGCTCTCGATCGGCATCTACGCCTGGGTCGCCGTGCACGTCGCCCCGATTGACCTGCCCGCCGGCAACATCGCCGTGTGGCTGTTCGCGCTGCTTGCCTACGACTTTCTTTACTACTGGCTGCATCGCGCCGGCCACGAGGTGAACGTCCTCTGGGCTGCCCATGTGGTGCACCACCAGAGCGAGCACTACAACCTCTCCACCGCGTTGCGCCAGACCGGCAGCGGCGTGCTGCTGGGCTGGCTGTTCTACCTGCCGATGGCGCTGGCCGGCATCCCGACCGAAGTGTTCGTGGTGGTCGCGCTGATCGACCTGCTCTACCAGTTCTGGGTGCACACCGAACAGGTCGGCCGGCTGGGCTGGTTCGACCGCGTGTTCTGCTCGCCCTCCAACCACCGTGCGCACCACGCGGTCAATGATCGCTACCTGGACCGCAACTACGGCGGCATCCTGATCATCTGGGACCGGCTGTTCGGCACCTTCGTCGAAGAAGACGATGCGGACCCGCCGGTGTACGGCACCCGCGCCCCGCTACGCAGCTTCAATCCGTTGTGGGCGAACGCCGAGGTGTACTGGGCGGCGGCGAAGGACATGTGGCATGCGCGACGCTGGCGCGACAAGGCGCTGGTCTGGCTCAAGCCGCCAGGCTGGCGCCCGGCGGACGTGGCTGCGCGTTTCCCCAGGCCCGCGTTCGACATCCGGCGCGAGCGCTTCGATCCGCCGATGCCGCGCGCGCTGACCCTCTACTGCCTGTTGCAGTTCGCGTTGCTGCTGGGCATGGCCACGCACTTCCTTGACCTCAGCGCTCGCGCGAGCCTGTCGACGCTGCTGGCCTACGCGGCCTATCTTGTCGGCAGCCTCACCGTGCTGGGCGCACTGATGGAAGGCCGACGCGCCGCGCGCTGGATCGAAGCGGTGCGCGTGCTGGCCACGGCACTGTTGCCCTGGGCGACCGGTCGCTGGTTCGGCGTCGCGCAGTTGGACCCGCGGTTCGCGATGGCGATGATGGGGATCTTCGGCCTGGCCGCCCTGGCATTGCCCTGGCTCATTCCGACGCGTGCGCCGTCCGTCGCGGGAACGCACCCGGCGTCGGCCGCGAAAGGCCCCTCGGTGGGAATCCACTGA
- a CDS encoding TonB-dependent receptor plug domain-containing protein, which yields MSLQVANRPAIRRTALAVALSVGFAGVAFAQATTGSIFGDAPAAQGETVLIQNSTGFSREVAVDASGHFVANQLPLGDYTVTLRQNGQNVDSRKDVTLRVGAGTQVSFAAAGAADAQNLSAITVSANALPTIDVTGVDSRTVITAEQLAKLPLARSAEAIALLAPGVVQGSSLFQGPLGGQVVSFGGSSVTENAYYINGFNTTDPLSGFGGISLPYGAIDQQEILSGGYGAAYGRSDGGVISQVGKRGTNEWHFGGQVQWTPSQLKGDPKNWHYVNADGTDGALRQYRQDNKTWVTTVDGYVGGPLIKDKLFMFAAVEAEREQGKSTGSNVAPFTDHYRYDNPKWYGKLDWNINDSNILEVTGASSKSSYEGRFNSFDYDTLTEGDFNSNDTHTKNGADMYSAKFTSYITDDLTVSAMYGKMKGTWYSNTPDYDPTNPYIFGAQDQNPAINGGNPITNNQTVSTINLPGHRSTTTNLRLDVSYHLGDHTITAGIDNQKQANIDAGTKFPDAGLGYAWEYNTMDGDADTYIIGGPGTAQPGADWRNSPWVANTGSQPGGESGFYVAQYRYHDNASVRVDQKAQYIEDTWQVNDRWMVKIGLRNDQFTNYGGGGDAFLRLTKPQWAPRVGFSWDVNGDSSFKVYGNAGRYYLALPTSVALRSAGTSLYTRVYYTYTGIDANGVPTGLTPIDTSRGAGEPLSNNGEYGFPRDPKTAASTNLKSEYQDEYILGFDKKLGDSWVWGAKGTFRNLRNAIDDIGDNVSIIAKMNAMGIDPATYDASQIPASFLINPGSTSNFLVPKLGGGYYEVPMTWRGDFAFNTTMKRKYYGLNLYLEHPFDGKWYGKVDYLFSRSYGNAEGQVRTDIGQTDVSATVDWDYAATMDYANGALANDRRHQIKAYGSYQLTPEVMVSGNLAILSGMPRTCLGYYGADQTNPGLGYGPYYHFCDGVPSSPGDSRNPWTYNLSLSAEYRPEWADKHLAFNVMVYNVFDSQKTTQVYPISTSASYKRPYSSQTPRYVRFGVSYDF from the coding sequence ATGAGCTTGCAAGTTGCCAATCGCCCGGCCATCCGCCGGACGGCCCTCGCCGTCGCCCTGAGCGTGGGCTTCGCCGGCGTTGCCTTTGCACAGGCGACCACCGGCAGCATCTTCGGTGATGCACCGGCCGCCCAGGGCGAGACCGTCCTGATCCAGAACAGCACCGGTTTCTCGCGTGAAGTCGCGGTCGACGCTTCCGGTCACTTCGTCGCCAACCAGCTGCCGCTGGGCGACTACACCGTCACCCTGCGCCAGAACGGCCAGAACGTCGATTCCCGCAAGGACGTCACCCTGCGCGTGGGTGCCGGTACGCAGGTCTCGTTCGCTGCGGCGGGCGCGGCTGATGCCCAGAACCTGTCCGCCATCACCGTCAGCGCCAACGCGCTGCCGACGATCGACGTGACCGGCGTGGACTCGCGCACCGTCATCACCGCCGAGCAGCTGGCCAAGCTGCCGCTGGCGCGCAGCGCCGAAGCGATCGCGCTGCTGGCCCCGGGCGTGGTGCAGGGCAGCTCGCTGTTCCAGGGCCCGCTGGGCGGCCAGGTGGTCTCCTTCGGCGGTTCCTCGGTCACCGAGAACGCCTACTACATCAACGGCTTCAACACGACTGATCCGCTCAGCGGCTTCGGCGGCATCAGCCTCCCGTATGGCGCGATCGACCAGCAGGAAATCCTGAGCGGCGGCTACGGTGCGGCCTACGGTCGTTCCGACGGCGGCGTGATCAGCCAGGTCGGCAAGCGCGGCACCAACGAATGGCACTTCGGCGGCCAGGTCCAGTGGACCCCGAGCCAGCTCAAGGGCGACCCGAAGAACTGGCACTACGTCAACGCCGACGGCACCGACGGTGCCCTGCGCCAGTACCGCCAGGACAACAAGACCTGGGTGACCACGGTCGACGGTTACGTCGGCGGCCCGCTGATCAAGGACAAGCTGTTCATGTTCGCCGCCGTCGAGGCGGAGCGCGAGCAGGGCAAGTCCACCGGTTCGAACGTTGCCCCGTTCACCGACCACTACCGCTACGACAACCCGAAGTGGTACGGCAAGCTGGACTGGAACATCAACGACAGCAACATCCTCGAAGTCACCGGCGCGTCGAGCAAGTCCTCGTATGAAGGCCGTTTCAACAGCTTCGATTACGACACGCTGACCGAAGGCGACTTCAACAGCAACGACACCCACACCAAGAACGGCGCGGACATGTACTCCGCCAAGTTCACCAGCTACATCACCGACGACCTGACCGTGTCGGCGATGTACGGCAAGATGAAGGGCACCTGGTACAGCAACACGCCGGATTACGATCCGACCAACCCGTACATCTTCGGTGCGCAGGACCAGAATCCGGCGATCAACGGCGGCAACCCGATCACCAACAACCAGACGGTGTCGACGATCAACCTGCCGGGTCACCGCTCGACCACCACCAACCTGCGCCTGGACGTCAGCTACCACCTCGGCGATCACACGATCACCGCCGGTATCGACAACCAGAAGCAGGCCAACATCGACGCGGGCACCAAGTTCCCCGACGCCGGCCTGGGCTATGCCTGGGAATACAACACCATGGACGGCGACGCGGACACCTACATCATCGGTGGTCCGGGCACCGCGCAGCCGGGTGCCGACTGGCGCAATTCGCCGTGGGTCGCCAACACCGGCTCGCAGCCGGGTGGTGAGAGCGGCTTCTACGTCGCCCAGTACCGCTACCACGACAACGCCTCGGTCCGCGTGGACCAGAAGGCGCAGTACATCGAGGACACCTGGCAGGTCAACGACCGCTGGATGGTCAAGATCGGCCTGCGCAACGACCAGTTCACCAACTACGGTGGCGGCGGCGACGCGTTCCTGCGGCTGACCAAGCCGCAGTGGGCGCCGCGCGTGGGCTTCAGCTGGGACGTCAACGGCGACTCCAGCTTCAAGGTCTACGGTAACGCCGGTCGTTACTACCTGGCGCTGCCGACTTCCGTCGCGCTGCGTTCGGCTGGTACCTCGCTGTACACCCGCGTGTACTACACCTACACCGGCATCGACGCCAACGGCGTCCCGACCGGCCTGACCCCGATCGACACCAGCCGTGGCGCCGGCGAGCCGCTGTCCAACAACGGCGAGTACGGTTTCCCGCGCGATCCCAAGACCGCCGCGTCGACCAACCTCAAGTCCGAGTACCAGGACGAGTACATCCTGGGCTTCGACAAGAAGCTGGGCGATTCGTGGGTGTGGGGCGCCAAGGGCACCTTCCGCAACCTGCGCAACGCGATCGACGACATCGGCGACAACGTCTCGATCATCGCCAAGATGAACGCGATGGGCATCGACCCGGCGACCTACGACGCCAGCCAGATCCCGGCCAGCTTCCTGATCAACCCGGGTTCGACCTCGAACTTCCTGGTGCCGAAGCTTGGCGGCGGCTACTACGAGGTGCCGATGACCTGGCGTGGCGACTTCGCCTTCAACACCACGATGAAGCGCAAGTACTACGGCCTGAACCTGTACCTGGAGCATCCGTTCGACGGCAAGTGGTACGGCAAGGTCGACTACCTGTTCTCGCGCAGCTACGGCAACGCCGAAGGCCAGGTCCGTACCGACATCGGCCAGACCGACGTGTCGGCCACGGTGGACTGGGATTACGCCGCGACCATGGACTACGCCAACGGCGCCCTGGCCAACGACCGTCGCCACCAGATCAAGGCGTACGGCTCCTACCAGCTGACGCCTGAGGTGATGGTGTCGGGCAACCTGGCGATCCTGTCGGGCATGCCGCGTACCTGCCTGGGTTACTACGGCGCCGACCAGACCAATCCGGGCCTGGGCTACGGTCCGTACTACCACTTCTGCGACGGCGTTCCGTCTTCGCCGGGCGACAGCCGCAACCCGTGGACCTACAACCTGAGCCTGAGCGCCGAGTACCGTCCGGAGTGGGCGGACAAGCACCTGGCCTTCAACGTGATGGTCTACAACGTGTTCGACAGCCAGAAGACCACGCAGGTCTACCCGATCTCGACGAGCGCCAGCTACAAGCGTCCGTACAGCTCGCAGACCCCGCGTTACGTCCGCTTCGGCGTGTCGTACGACTTCTGA
- a CDS encoding glycerophosphodiester phosphodiesterase, giving the protein MSERPLIPRPLVIAHRGASAHLPEHTLAAYARAIGDGADLIEPDLVMTRDGVLVARHENEIGATTDVAAHPRFAARRTRKVVDGVAVEGWFTEDFTLAELKTLRTRERLPDLRGTAHDGQYPIATLEEVIELLAIEGARQGRVVGLIPEIKHGTWFQRRGLPMEQRLLDTLGAHACTRSVPVVIQSFELANLRALRRCLGDLPNVRLLQLIDEPQTQPWDVAVAGGHLRYADLLTPDGLREVATWADAIGPNARAILPLDDEGRLGAPTSLVHDAHAAGLQVHAWTFRPENVFLPRTLWRGEDPGARNAAGSIEEIRAHLEAGVDAFFTDDPALGRSAVR; this is encoded by the coding sequence ATGAGCGAACGTCCCCTCATTCCGCGCCCCCTGGTCATCGCGCACCGCGGCGCCAGCGCGCATCTGCCCGAGCACACCCTGGCCGCCTACGCGCGCGCCATCGGCGACGGCGCCGACCTGATCGAGCCGGACCTGGTGATGACGCGCGACGGCGTGCTGGTGGCCCGTCACGAGAACGAGATCGGCGCGACCACCGACGTGGCCGCGCACCCGCGCTTCGCCGCCAGACGCACGCGCAAGGTCGTCGACGGCGTCGCGGTCGAGGGCTGGTTTACCGAAGACTTCACCCTGGCCGAACTCAAGACCTTGCGCACCCGCGAGCGTCTGCCCGACCTGCGCGGCACCGCCCACGACGGGCAATACCCGATCGCCACGCTGGAGGAAGTCATCGAACTGCTGGCGATCGAGGGTGCGCGGCAGGGGCGGGTGGTCGGACTGATCCCGGAGATCAAGCACGGCACCTGGTTCCAGCGCCGGGGCCTGCCGATGGAGCAGCGTCTGCTCGACACGCTCGGGGCGCATGCCTGCACGCGCAGCGTGCCGGTGGTGATCCAGTCCTTCGAGCTCGCCAACCTGCGCGCGTTGCGCCGCTGCCTGGGCGACTTGCCCAACGTGCGCCTGCTGCAGCTCATCGACGAGCCGCAGACGCAACCGTGGGATGTCGCGGTCGCAGGTGGCCACCTGCGCTACGCCGACCTGCTCACGCCCGACGGCCTGCGCGAGGTAGCGACCTGGGCCGATGCGATCGGCCCGAACGCGCGCGCAATCCTGCCGCTGGACGACGAGGGCCGCCTCGGTGCGCCGACGTCACTGGTGCACGATGCCCATGCAGCGGGACTCCAAGTGCACGCGTGGACCTTCCGTCCGGAAAACGTGTTCCTGCCGCGCACGCTGTGGCGCGGCGAAGACCCGGGTGCGCGCAATGCCGCGGGGTCGATCGAGGAGATCCGCGCGCACCTGGAGGCCGGCGTCGATGCGTTCTTTACCGATGACCCCGCACTGGGTCGGTCCGCGGTGCGTTAA